CGACTTCTACGGTCCGATGCCCGACAAGCTGAACGCGGGGCTGCCATCCGATCGCATCTACGTCGAGTGGCCAATCGGCCACGACCGCACGTACAAGCGGCTGAAGGGCGAAGATCGTCCGCCGTCGCTCGAGGACGCTGAGCGCGAAGGCATCAAGTACACGCTGCGTGCGGACGGCGAACGCCCGGGGATGGTCGCGCCGGCCGGCGACGAGACGCATCTGCTGATGGAGATACCCGCCCGCTTCCAGGAGCTCAAAGCGCGCGACGGGAAGCTGGCGCTCGCGTGGCGCCTCGCCGTGCGCGAAGCGGTCGAGGCTGCGTTCGCGCGCGGCTACGCCGCGGTCGAGTTCCTGCGCGGGCAGGACGGTCGGGGCGCGTATCTTCTCGTGCCGCAGCCAAGACGCGATGCGGAGGTCGTTGACACCGATGAGTGAGCCATGCGTATAGAGCGCGTCGAGCTGTTCGTCCTGCGCCTTCCGCTGAAGCGTGCGTACGAAACGAGCGGCTCGCGGGAGACGCACCAGACCCGCGTCATCGCGCGCGTCGAATCGGAGGGCGCGGTCGGTTGGGGCGAGAGCGTCGCGCCGGAGCTGCCGTGGTACTCGGGCGAGACGCCCAAGACCGTTTGGTACGCGCTCGACGAGATCATCATCCCGGCGCTACTCGCGGCTGACCTGCACCAGCCCGAGGACACCGAACGCGTCCTGGCATGGATCCGCGAGCACCGCATGGCAAAGGCGACGCTCGAGATGGCGATCTGGGACCTCTTCGCCAAGCGCGACGGCCGGTCGCTGTCGAAGCTGCTCGGCGGCACGCGGGACCGCATCCTGTGTGGCGTCGCGATCGGCATCCAGCCGTCGATCGACGATCTGCTGGAGACGATCAAGCGCGAGCTCACCGCGGGCTATCAGCGAGTGAAGGTGAAGATCAAACCGGGCTGGGACGGCTCCGTCGCGGAGGCGATACGGGGCGAGTTCCCGGATCTACC
This window of the Candidatus Limnocylindria bacterium genome carries:
- a CDS encoding GNAT family N-acetyltransferase, whose amino-acid sequence is MSFRIETARDIGACTATVPIQEEVWSGDVVVPPQLLLATCHNGGFVALGYADGDERPAGFVFGFLGIYDYHFRHHSHMLAVREAYRGSGLAKALKEAQRDHCLDQGIEVIAWTMDPLEARNATFNFAKLGAFTREYHRDFYGPMPDKLNAGLPSDRIYVEWPIGHDRTYKRLKGEDRPPSLEDAEREGIKYTLRADGERPGMVAPAGDETHLLMEIPARFQELKARDGKLALAWRLAVREAVEAAFARGYAAVEFLRGQDGRGAYLLVPQPRRDAEVVDTDE